CGTCGCCGTGATCGACGTCGGCGTCGACGACACCCACCCGGACATCGCCCCGAACTTCTCCCCCTCGCAGTCCGCGAACTGCGTGGGGGGCAAGCCGGACACCACGTACGGCGCGTGGCGCCCCGTGGACGCCGACCACTACCACGGCACCCATGTCGCGGGGGAGATCGCCGCCGCCCGCAACGGCATCGGGGTCGCGGGCGTCGCGCCCGGTGTGAAGGTCTCGGGCATCACCGTGGCCGAGCCGGACGCGAGCCAGCTCTTCTACCCCGAGAGCGTCGTCTGCGCCTTCGTCTTCGCCGCCGACCACGGCGTGGAGATCACCAACAACAGCTACTACGTGGACCCGTGGCTCTACAACTGCCTCGACGACCCCGACCAGAGGGCCATCGTCGACGCCGTCAACCGGGCCCAGCTGTACGCCCAGAAGAAGGGCACCCTCAACGTCGCCGCGGCGGGCAACTCCAACGACGACCTCGACTCGAACGCCCTCGTCGACGCCTCCAGCCCCGACGACTCGACCGCCGTGACCCGCACGGTCGACCCGCACAAGTGCTTCGACGTACCGACCCAGCTGCCCGGCGTCGTCACGGTCGCCTCGACCGGCGTCACCGGTGCCAAGTCGTACTTCTCCAGTTACGGCAAGGGCGTCATCGACGTCGCCGCGCCGGGCGGCGACAAGTACCAGATCCCGGACACGCCGTCGAAGAACGGCCGCATCCTGTCGACGATGCCGAACAACCAGTACGGCTTCCTGCAGGGCACGTCGATGGCGACGCCGCATGTCGCGGGCGTGGCCGCGCTGCTGAAGTCCAAGTACCCCTGGGCCTCGCCGGCCCAGCTCCAGGCGCTCCTCAAGGCCGAGGCGGACAACCCGGGTTGCCCGACCGCCCCCTACGACGGGAACGGCGACGGCGTCGTGGACGCCACCTGCGCGGGCGGCAAGCACGTGAACGGCTTCTACGGAGCCGGGATCGTCAACGCGCTGCGCGCGGTCAAGTAAGTCCCGCCAAGTAAGTCCGGCCGAACGTCACATGAGCTTCCGCACGGCTCGTACCGCTCGTACCGCGAATGAACTGGAGACTCCATGACCGCGCCTCGCAAGCGCTCCCGTCGCGCCATAGCCCTCCCGCTCGGG
This portion of the Streptomyces mirabilis genome encodes:
- a CDS encoding S8 family serine peptidase — encoded protein: MAHLRSRRRLALAVPVVLSLTASLGFLPGAASAAPLTESATTSADGPNLAYVVNTRTDHRTIESVEKAISAAGGTVVIAYEKIGVIVVHSANPDFGQRIRAVRGVQSAGATRTAPLTAAGTTDEGAAQMLSATEAAKVSRTAAAGEEPLEADQWDLRAIGADKAAKTNPGSKSVTVAVIDVGVDDTHPDIAPNFSPSQSANCVGGKPDTTYGAWRPVDADHYHGTHVAGEIAAARNGIGVAGVAPGVKVSGITVAEPDASQLFYPESVVCAFVFAADHGVEITNNSYYVDPWLYNCLDDPDQRAIVDAVNRAQLYAQKKGTLNVAAAGNSNDDLDSNALVDASSPDDSTAVTRTVDPHKCFDVPTQLPGVVTVASTGVTGAKSYFSSYGKGVIDVAAPGGDKYQIPDTPSKNGRILSTMPNNQYGFLQGTSMATPHVAGVAALLKSKYPWASPAQLQALLKAEADNPGCPTAPYDGNGDGVVDATCAGGKHVNGFYGAGIVNALRAVK